The following proteins are encoded in a genomic region of Dialister hominis:
- a CDS encoding ABC transporter substrate-binding protein yields MQKKWFKGMAAVMAAAALAGAFAGCGGDKKAAQSGAAGQTVKFGFVTAYTGPGAAYGQAMKEGVDLAVEEINKDPKTKMKIDLVTYDTKLNKAEAINAVKKCIEQDKVLAIEGPMTSGEMFAAGPVAQQSKVVAFGTGTTAPGITDLGDYIFRNAIPGKLAIPVTVQKAYDKLGFKTVAVMYSNNNDQMVGENKIYQDVFKQLGVNVVDTETFADKDTDFSAQLTKIQAANPDVIAIAGLYQEGALIVKKAREMGMTQPIIGNNGFNSPAYIQQAGDAANGTLVATPWNPERKSDKAQAFRKAYVAKYGHEPDQFAAQAYDAMYVMHQAAEQSGTTTDRKKFRDTLAKIKDFEGATGKFQFDEHRDPKMDLDVLQVKDGKWVPFA; encoded by the coding sequence ATGCAGAAGAAATGGTTCAAGGGAATGGCTGCTGTCATGGCAGCAGCAGCACTGGCCGGTGCATTTGCAGGATGCGGCGGAGACAAGAAAGCTGCCCAGAGCGGCGCAGCAGGACAGACAGTTAAATTCGGATTTGTAACTGCATATACAGGCCCCGGCGCAGCTTACGGCCAGGCTATGAAGGAAGGCGTTGATCTCGCTGTCGAAGAAATCAACAAAGATCCGAAGACAAAGATGAAGATCGATCTCGTAACTTACGATACCAAGCTGAACAAGGCAGAAGCAATCAATGCTGTCAAGAAGTGCATTGAACAGGATAAAGTCCTCGCTATTGAAGGTCCGATGACATCTGGCGAAATGTTTGCTGCAGGTCCCGTTGCCCAGCAGTCCAAGGTCGTTGCCTTTGGTACCGGCACCACAGCTCCTGGCATCACCGATCTTGGCGACTACATTTTCCGTAATGCTATCCCAGGCAAACTCGCAATTCCGGTTACTGTACAGAAAGCTTATGACAAGCTTGGCTTCAAGACCGTTGCTGTCATGTACTCCAACAACAATGACCAGATGGTCGGCGAAAACAAGATTTATCAGGACGTATTCAAGCAGCTGGGCGTCAATGTCGTAGATACTGAAACTTTCGCTGATAAAGATACAGACTTCTCTGCACAGCTGACAAAGATTCAGGCAGCTAATCCGGATGTCATCGCTATTGCAGGCCTCTATCAGGAAGGCGCTCTCATCGTCAAGAAAGCTCGTGAAATGGGAATGACCCAGCCGATCATCGGCAACAACGGCTTCAACAGCCCTGCATATATCCAGCAGGCAGGCGATGCTGCTAACGGCACACTTGTAGCTACCCCGTGGAACCCGGAACGCAAGAGCGACAAGGCTCAGGCATTCCGCAAGGCATATGTTGCCAAGTACGGACATGAACCAGATCAGTTCGCTGCTCAGGCTTACGATGCTATGTACGTTATGCACCAGGCTGCTGAACAGTCCGGCACAACAACAGACCGCAAGAAATTCCGTGATACACTGGCTAAGATCAAAGACTTCGAAGGCGCTACCGGCAAATTCCAGTTTGACGAACACCGCGATCCGAAGATGGATCTGGACGTTCTGCAGGTCAAAGACGGAAAGTGGGTACCGTTCGCTTAA
- a CDS encoding TRAP transporter permease: protein MDELKKNGTNPPNDTEPINGELTDELQKKLKELDKESNTVEYSGIFGKIIAAICICFSLFQIYTGIFGTLDAMIQRCIHLSFGLCLVYLLCPTKKEWIKDGKFHWLDVGLAILAMVPPVYILVNYQQLILRAGTVTPLDTVIGTLGIVMVIEAARRIVGLPIVIVVLCFLGFGFFGPYMPGPLAHRGLSLQQMVGHLFFTTEGVFGIPLGVSSTFIFLFILFGAFLEKTGLGKFFIDIANAIAGWASGGPAKVAVLSSALQGTISGSSVANVVGSGSFTIPMMKKLGYHKNFAGAVEAAASTGGQLMPPIMGAAAFLMAEFVGIPYMEVVKAAVVPAILYFLGVFLGVHFEAKKHHLEGTPRSELPPWGKIMKEEGHLAIPLIAIIGLLASGYTPMKAALAGIFISIATAMLRKNTRMSFYDIVDGLIKGARGALGVLVACAAAGMIIGVVTKTGVGLKLASALVTVAAGNFMLLLFCTMLTSLILGMGVPTTANYVITSTIAAPALIQLGVPTLAAHMFVFYFGIIADITPPVALAAYAGSAISGGDPLKTGVNASKLGIAAFIIPYVFVLSPQLLGIGATFTSVLMTTTTAIIGMIGISGAMIGQFYTRANVFERLILAAGGLCLIDPHGLTDLIGVALLVGVGVMQWFRSKKEKA from the coding sequence TTGGATGAATTAAAGAAAAATGGGACGAATCCGCCGAATGATACAGAACCCATAAACGGGGAGCTCACAGATGAACTCCAAAAGAAGCTCAAGGAATTGGATAAGGAATCCAATACCGTAGAGTACTCTGGCATCTTCGGGAAAATCATTGCAGCAATCTGCATTTGCTTCTCCCTCTTCCAGATCTACACAGGGATTTTTGGTACATTAGATGCCATGATCCAGAGATGTATCCACTTGTCGTTCGGTCTCTGCCTGGTGTACCTGCTCTGCCCGACAAAGAAGGAATGGATCAAAGACGGGAAATTCCACTGGCTTGATGTGGGACTTGCCATTCTGGCCATGGTTCCGCCGGTATACATCCTTGTCAATTACCAGCAGCTCATCCTCCGCGCCGGCACCGTAACGCCACTTGATACGGTCATTGGCACGCTGGGGATTGTCATGGTCATTGAAGCAGCAAGACGTATCGTCGGACTGCCGATTGTCATCGTCGTACTGTGCTTCCTGGGATTCGGCTTTTTTGGGCCGTACATGCCCGGACCATTGGCACACAGGGGACTTTCCCTGCAGCAGATGGTCGGACACCTCTTCTTTACGACGGAAGGCGTATTCGGTATTCCGCTGGGCGTATCCTCAACATTTATTTTCCTGTTTATCCTCTTTGGTGCATTCCTGGAAAAGACAGGCCTTGGCAAATTCTTCATTGATATTGCGAACGCCATTGCAGGCTGGGCATCCGGTGGTCCGGCAAAAGTTGCCGTACTTTCCTCTGCTCTCCAGGGCACCATTTCCGGATCTTCCGTTGCAAACGTTGTAGGTTCCGGCTCCTTCACCATTCCGATGATGAAGAAACTGGGTTACCATAAGAACTTTGCAGGCGCCGTAGAAGCTGCCGCTTCCACAGGCGGCCAGCTGATGCCTCCTATCATGGGCGCAGCTGCATTCCTGATGGCTGAATTCGTTGGTATTCCTTACATGGAAGTCGTTAAAGCGGCTGTCGTACCAGCTATCCTTTACTTCCTTGGCGTTTTCCTTGGCGTTCATTTTGAAGCAAAGAAACACCATCTGGAAGGAACGCCCAGAAGCGAACTTCCGCCATGGGGCAAAATCATGAAAGAAGAAGGCCATCTGGCTATTCCGCTGATTGCCATCATCGGGCTTCTTGCTTCCGGCTATACACCAATGAAAGCAGCTCTTGCAGGTATCTTCATTTCCATTGCAACAGCTATGCTTAGAAAAAATACCCGCATGAGCTTCTATGACATTGTAGACGGCCTCATCAAGGGTGCCAGAGGCGCTTTAGGCGTACTCGTAGCGTGCGCCGCTGCAGGTATGATCATCGGCGTTGTTACAAAGACAGGTGTCGGCCTGAAACTGGCTTCCGCACTCGTTACTGTTGCTGCAGGCAACTTCATGCTTCTCCTGTTCTGCACCATGCTCACTTCCCTGATCCTCGGGATGGGCGTTCCGACAACAGCAAACTACGTTATTACATCCACAATCGCTGCTCCAGCCCTGATTCAGCTTGGCGTTCCTACGCTGGCAGCGCACATGTTCGTATTCTACTTCGGTATCATTGCGGATATCACTCCGCCGGTTGCTCTGGCAGCATATGCTGGCTCTGCAATTTCAGGAGGTGACCCGCTGAAAACGGGCGTGAATGCATCAAAGCTGGGCATAGCCGCGTTTATCATTCCATATGTATTCGTTCTGTCTCCGCAGCTGCTTGGCATAGGAGCCACCTTTACGAGTGTTCTCATGACGACGACAACTGCCATCATCGGCATGATTGGTATTTCGGGAGCTATGATCGGCCAGTTCTATACCAGGGCAAATGTATTTGAACGTTTGATTCTGGCTGCAGGCGGCCTCTGCCTGATTGATCCTCATGGCCTGACAGATCTCATCGGCGTTGCACTTCTTGTAGGCGTAGGCGTCATGCAGTGGTTCAGAAGTAAAAAAGAAAAAGCATAA
- a CDS encoding TAXI family TRAP transporter solute-binding subunit, with product MKKAMKKLMVAGVLCMAGAAFLAGCGSDSSSGGKQFLNIATGGTAGTYYPLGGALAEILNQNIKGMNASAQSTGASVANVNMLKDGSVDIAFIQNDIAYYAANGKEMFKDNKVDSLRGLAALYPETIQFVTTQDKGIKTIADLKGKKVAVGASGSGAEANARQILEAYGITYNDIDVQYLSFGEAVDALKDGNVDAGVVVAGFPTAAVQDLAANKSAAIVDIDPKISDQLMQKYPYYTKMVIPKGTYPGQTEDVNTVAVKCVIVGTTKLSDEMGGEIVKALYTHLDRMKAAHAVGKYITKDTALEGMSIQMNAGAEKYLKSN from the coding sequence ATGAAAAAGGCAATGAAGAAATTGATGGTAGCAGGTGTCCTTTGCATGGCAGGTGCTGCATTCCTGGCAGGCTGCGGAAGCGATAGTTCTTCTGGCGGCAAACAGTTCCTGAACATCGCAACCGGCGGTACAGCCGGCACCTATTATCCTCTGGGCGGCGCATTAGCTGAAATCCTGAACCAGAACATCAAAGGGATGAACGCTTCCGCACAGTCCACCGGCGCATCCGTAGCTAACGTCAATATGCTGAAAGACGGATCCGTTGATATCGCTTTCATCCAGAACGATATTGCTTACTACGCAGCAAATGGCAAGGAAATGTTCAAAGACAATAAAGTGGATTCCCTCCGCGGTCTTGCAGCTCTCTATCCGGAAACAATTCAGTTCGTTACAACCCAGGACAAGGGAATTAAGACAATTGCCGACCTGAAAGGCAAGAAAGTAGCAGTCGGCGCATCCGGCTCCGGTGCTGAAGCCAATGCACGCCAGATTCTGGAAGCTTATGGAATCACATACAATGATATTGATGTACAGTACCTCTCCTTCGGCGAAGCAGTCGATGCTCTGAAGGATGGCAACGTTGATGCAGGCGTCGTTGTAGCAGGCTTCCCGACAGCAGCTGTACAGGACCTTGCTGCTAACAAATCTGCTGCTATCGTTGATATCGATCCGAAGATTTCTGATCAGCTGATGCAGAAATATCCATACTACACCAAGATGGTCATTCCGAAGGGCACTTATCCTGGACAGACAGAAGACGTCAATACTGTAGCTGTTAAGTGCGTCATCGTCGGAACAACAAAACTCAGCGATGAAATGGGCGGAGAAATCGTCAAAGCTCTCTACACGCATCTCGACCGCATGAAAGCAGCTCACGCCGTAGGCAAGTACATTACGAAGGACACCGCTCTGGAAGGTATGTCCATTCAGATGAACGCCGGTGCTGAAAAGTATCTGAAGTCTAACTAA
- the dcd gene encoding dCTP deaminase has translation MILSGREIVRHMGEEIIIDPFDPKKVNPNSYNLTLSDELMVYDNHELDMKKKNTGHLLHIPEEGILLEPNKLYLGRTREYTKTKCFVPMLEGRSSIGRLGLFIHVTAGFGDVGFSGYWTLEMFCVQPIRIYAGVEICQIYFHTVLGEADTYDQGKYQNNTGIQPSLLYKDFEK, from the coding sequence ATGATTTTATCCGGAAGAGAAATCGTTCGGCATATGGGTGAGGAAATAATCATTGATCCGTTTGATCCCAAAAAGGTAAATCCCAACAGTTACAATCTGACACTGTCCGATGAGCTTATGGTTTATGACAATCATGAGCTGGATATGAAAAAGAAGAATACCGGACACCTCCTCCATATACCGGAAGAAGGAATTCTTCTTGAACCAAACAAGCTCTACCTGGGAAGAACAAGAGAATATACAAAGACGAAGTGCTTTGTGCCGATGCTGGAAGGAAGATCTTCTATCGGACGGCTTGGTCTCTTCATCCACGTTACGGCAGGGTTCGGCGATGTAGGATTCTCAGGCTACTGGACACTTGAAATGTTCTGCGTGCAGCCGATCCGCATCTATGCAGGAGTAGAGATCTGCCAGATCTATTTCCATACGGTTCTTGGCGAAGCTGATACGTATGATCAGGGAAAATATCAAAATAATACAGGAATTCAGCCCAGCCTCCTTTACAAAGATTTCGAAAAGTAG
- a CDS encoding Y-family DNA polymerase: MRKTYICIDLKSFYASVECVARGLDPFSSNLVVADPGRGHGALCLAVSPAMKTRGVRNRCRLFEIPPEMKYIAALPRMRQYMEVSSDIYENYLKIFRREDIYAYSIDECFIDVTSYLPLYRMNGRRMALFLMKSIFVKTGISSSAGIGSNMFLAKVAMDVLAKHNAERAAVLDEDSFKEEIWHHRPITDIWGIGTHMATRLAKYGIFDLYGITKVNESLLYKEFGKRAEYLIDHAYGREPCTISDIHSYTPAARSLSNGQVLFKDYDYESARLLTGEMAEVLIQQLLEKNLVAEGISLHVGYSGNERRGNGGSRKLETPTDIPKDIWAAFDRLYVEKVREEIPIRTVSLCLENVRKAEEVPRIMSLFRSSEEEDRDKELERVMIQVKREFGKNALLRGFNYAPGAMQQTRNGLVGGHHE, translated from the coding sequence ATGAGAAAAACGTACATATGCATTGATTTGAAGAGCTTTTATGCTTCTGTAGAGTGCGTAGCCCGCGGCCTTGATCCCTTTTCTTCCAACCTGGTTGTCGCAGATCCCGGAAGGGGACATGGCGCACTCTGCCTGGCGGTAAGCCCTGCCATGAAGACGAGAGGAGTCAGAAACCGCTGCCGTCTTTTTGAAATTCCTCCGGAAATGAAGTACATCGCGGCGCTTCCCCGGATGAGACAGTATATGGAGGTATCTTCTGATATCTACGAAAATTACCTGAAAATCTTCAGAAGGGAAGATATATATGCATATTCCATTGATGAATGCTTCATTGACGTCACATCCTATCTGCCACTGTATCGTATGAACGGGCGACGCATGGCGCTTTTTCTGATGAAATCCATCTTTGTGAAAACAGGCATCAGTTCTTCAGCCGGGATCGGAAGCAATATGTTTCTGGCAAAGGTCGCAATGGATGTCCTGGCAAAGCACAATGCCGAACGTGCGGCAGTCCTTGATGAAGACAGTTTTAAAGAGGAAATCTGGCATCACAGGCCCATCACGGATATTTGGGGAATCGGAACACATATGGCGACAAGACTGGCTAAATACGGCATCTTTGATCTGTATGGCATCACGAAAGTCAATGAATCGCTTCTCTATAAGGAGTTCGGGAAGAGGGCAGAGTACCTGATCGATCATGCATATGGGAGGGAACCCTGCACCATTTCGGATATCCATAGTTACACGCCGGCTGCGAGGTCTCTTTCCAACGGGCAGGTACTGTTTAAGGATTATGATTATGAAAGTGCAAGGCTTCTTACAGGTGAAATGGCAGAAGTCCTTATCCAGCAGCTTTTAGAAAAGAATCTGGTGGCGGAGGGGATATCCCTTCATGTCGGATATTCAGGAAATGAAAGGAGAGGAAACGGAGGCAGCAGGAAACTGGAGACACCTACGGATATACCTAAGGATATATGGGCGGCATTTGACCGGCTGTATGTAGAAAAAGTCAGGGAAGAGATCCCGATAAGGACAGTCAGCCTATGCCTGGAAAATGTCAGGAAAGCAGAAGAGGTGCCAAGGATTATGTCTTTATTCAGAAGCAGTGAGGAGGAGGACAGGGACAAAGAGCTGGAACGGGTGATGATCCAGGTAAAAAGAGAATTTGGGAAAAATGCGCTGCTCCGCGGTTTCAATTATGCGCCGGGAGCCATGCAGCAGACAAGAAACGGACTGGTAGGAGGACATCATGAGTGA
- a CDS encoding PhzF family phenazine biosynthesis protein, translated as MKELIVRQYIADAFTDTVFKGNPAAICLLQNWISDEMMQNIAKENRLSETAFTVKKDQDYELRWFTPGGEIDLCGHATLGTAYILFNFIEKDREDIVFHTMSGNLTIHRNGDIYEMDMPAYELKEIPVTDEMEKAVGIRPKEAWMGRDLVCVLDNEEDVVHAKIDQEAVLKLDGLLLHITAKGKSYDCVTRSFAPKLLVDEDPVCGSGHCHVIPLWAEKLGKGKLTAWQASERSGVLYCQMKGKRVILGGKAAIYSEGYIHIPEE; from the coding sequence ATGAAAGAACTTATTGTCAGGCAGTATATTGCAGATGCATTTACTGACACCGTTTTTAAAGGGAATCCTGCAGCCATTTGCCTGCTCCAGAATTGGATTTCTGATGAAATGATGCAAAATATCGCCAAAGAAAATCGCTTGTCAGAGACAGCATTTACTGTCAAAAAAGATCAGGATTATGAACTTAGATGGTTCACACCGGGCGGCGAAATAGATCTTTGCGGTCATGCTACCTTGGGAACGGCTTACATCCTCTTCAATTTTATAGAAAAGGATAGGGAAGATATCGTATTTCATACGATGAGCGGCAATCTGACTATCCATAGGAATGGGGATATTTATGAAATGGACATGCCGGCTTATGAGCTGAAAGAAATCCCGGTGACCGATGAGATGGAAAAGGCTGTCGGCATCCGTCCCAAAGAAGCCTGGATGGGCCGCGATCTGGTATGCGTTTTAGACAATGAAGAGGATGTCGTCCATGCAAAAATTGATCAGGAGGCAGTCCTGAAGCTGGATGGACTCTTACTGCATATCACTGCTAAAGGGAAAAGTTATGACTGCGTAACCAGGAGCTTTGCGCCGAAACTTTTAGTTGATGAAGATCCAGTCTGTGGCTCTGGCCATTGTCATGTCATACCTCTGTGGGCAGAAAAGCTTGGGAAAGGTAAATTGACAGCATGGCAGGCTTCCGAGAGAAGCGGTGTCCTTTACTGCCAGATGAAAGGGAAGCGGGTTATTCTTGGCGGTAAAGCGGCAATTTATTCAGAAGGATATATCCACATCCCTGAAGAATAA
- a CDS encoding DUF1850 domain-containing protein, with protein sequence MRKQKNGKLETVLIVFGLIICLVIAVGGWIIRQPYLFGQTSDGFIIRQRVEAGTPVTLVYRHSVQKTMIYEYLEVNKATEGFVLKSTKYQSLGVGLPFSQGDGDFREEDGWFIMDNMNRNFPELSIRNGVTNEEKVYVGDKEYELSKLMPLGKELHLYVAPLYKGWYMKKEIRS encoded by the coding sequence ATGAGAAAGCAGAAAAATGGGAAATTAGAAACAGTCCTGATTGTTTTCGGGCTGATTATCTGTCTGGTTATTGCTGTCGGAGGATGGATTATCCGGCAGCCATACCTGTTCGGACAAACCTCGGACGGATTTATCATCAGGCAGAGAGTGGAAGCAGGAACACCCGTAACGCTGGTTTATAGACATTCCGTACAGAAGACGATGATTTATGAATATCTGGAAGTCAATAAAGCAACGGAAGGATTCGTCCTGAAGTCCACCAAGTACCAATCGCTGGGAGTTGGCCTGCCATTCTCACAGGGAGATGGTGATTTCAGGGAAGAAGACGGCTGGTTCATCATGGATAACATGAACCGCAATTTCCCGGAATTATCGATTAGAAATGGTGTAACCAATGAAGAGAAGGTCTATGTGGGAGATAAGGAATATGAGCTGTCAAAGCTGATGCCTCTGGGAAAAGAACTTCATCTCTACGTAGCGCCTCTTTACAAAGGTTGGTATATGAAAAAAGAAATTAGGAGCTGA
- a CDS encoding diacylglycerol/lipid kinase family protein, translating into MEKSGQCTVIVNPTSGRERAPKYIPLLHSVLSKRFEDITIKLTEKPGDATHFAEIAAKKGHDIICMGGDGTINETINGMVPVGGKSAFGFIPFGTVNDLARALHIPRSPKGAIRMLETAVKTNIDVGKINDRYFINVVAAGLLSEAVGEVTIKEKTLFGSLAYFMKGMQVLNRQKSYHFRIEEDDGTVIQVSSPLIAAMLTDSAGSFRNLIPPEDRNKGVIKLCLFHDFEWLLAIRQAPKLLAGIQMGPDFVTVVSLKKAHISIDENDVLWTNVDGDKGPKFPIDLEILPACLPVFVPKDARDDTVHFPHFFNSVAPHIHFPWNENEELLQKDKTTQESSEPSETEEK; encoded by the coding sequence ATGGAAAAATCAGGACAGTGTACTGTCATCGTCAACCCTACTTCAGGGCGTGAGCGTGCCCCCAAGTACATACCCTTGCTGCACTCCGTGCTGTCAAAACGGTTTGAGGACATTACCATAAAGCTCACGGAAAAACCGGGAGATGCCACACATTTTGCTGAAATTGCCGCTAAAAAAGGCCATGACATCATCTGCATGGGAGGCGACGGCACAATCAATGAAACCATCAACGGAATGGTTCCTGTTGGAGGGAAATCCGCCTTTGGATTCATCCCTTTCGGTACGGTAAATGATCTGGCGCGTGCCCTTCACATCCCCCGCTCGCCAAAAGGTGCTATACGGATGCTTGAAACGGCTGTAAAAACGAATATCGACGTCGGCAAGATAAATGACCGCTACTTCATCAATGTCGTTGCTGCAGGCCTCTTATCGGAAGCCGTAGGAGAAGTCACCATCAAAGAAAAGACACTCTTTGGTTCTCTTGCCTACTTCATGAAGGGAATGCAGGTCCTGAACCGCCAGAAATCGTATCACTTCAGAATTGAAGAAGACGACGGCACTGTCATTCAGGTCTCCTCTCCTTTAATTGCGGCCATGCTGACTGACTCAGCAGGGAGCTTCCGCAACCTGATCCCGCCGGAAGACAGGAACAAGGGCGTCATAAAGCTCTGCCTGTTCCATGATTTCGAATGGCTTCTTGCCATCCGCCAGGCGCCAAAGCTTCTGGCAGGCATTCAGATGGGTCCTGACTTCGTCACCGTTGTCAGCTTGAAGAAGGCTCATATTTCCATTGACGAAAATGATGTACTTTGGACAAACGTTGACGGCGACAAGGGGCCAAAATTTCCTATTGACCTTGAAATTCTTCCAGCCTGCCTTCCCGTCTTCGTACCTAAGGACGCAAGGGATGATACCGTTCATTTCCCGCACTTCTTCAACAGTGTGGCGCCTCATATCCATTTCCCCTGGAATGAAAATGAAGAGCTCCTCCAGAAGGATAAGACCACGCAGGAAAGCAGCGAGCCTTCCGAGACAGAAGAAAAATAG
- a CDS encoding peptide chain release factor 3: protein MTDLEEIQRRRTFAIISHPDAGKTTLTEKLLLYGGAIHLAGSVKARKTARYAVSDWMEIEKQRGISVTSSVLQFDYAGCRINILDTPGHADFSEDTYRTLMAVDSAVMVIDVAKGVEAQTKKLFKVCSDRGIPIFTFVNKIDHFGKNPFDLMAEIEDVLGIRSCPMNWPIGVNGNYTGIYDRETEMCHLFLKDNAHGVKKLEVISGKIDDEAIKSNLTPEIIESLESDLELLDEAGDPFDEEKVKKGELTPMFFGSAMTNFGVQPFLEKYLQLAPPPEPRKTLEGSISPEDPSFSAFVFKIQANMDPKHHDRVAFMRICSGIFEKGASVLHRQSGKMLRLSQPQQFLATERQTVEKAYPGDIIGIFDTGELGVGDTVCEKKHPVTFIDFPVFPPELFARISPESSMKRKQFLNGVGQLAQEGAIQVYKQPYIMESFIIGAVGQLQFEVMKYRLENEYNVTVNLDLMEYTTARWTEGDVPPEELIGIDNALVVYDRRERPVYLLPNAWQAGWLEQRNPKVKFLESPPVGVAELEGN, encoded by the coding sequence ATGACTGATTTAGAAGAAATACAGAGACGCCGTACATTTGCCATTATTTCACATCCGGATGCCGGTAAAACGACATTGACGGAAAAACTTCTGCTTTACGGGGGTGCTATTCACCTGGCAGGCTCCGTAAAAGCAAGGAAAACAGCCAGATATGCAGTGTCTGACTGGATGGAAATTGAAAAGCAGCGCGGTATTTCTGTAACGAGTTCCGTACTGCAGTTTGACTATGCAGGATGCAGAATCAATATTCTGGATACGCCAGGGCATGCGGATTTCTCTGAAGATACATATCGTACACTGATGGCCGTCGACTCGGCTGTCATGGTCATCGACGTTGCAAAAGGTGTCGAAGCGCAGACAAAGAAACTTTTCAAAGTTTGCTCTGACAGAGGCATCCCGATTTTTACATTCGTCAATAAAATCGACCACTTTGGCAAGAATCCATTTGATCTGATGGCTGAAATCGAGGACGTCCTTGGCATCCGTTCCTGCCCGATGAACTGGCCGATTGGCGTAAACGGCAATTACACAGGGATTTATGACAGGGAGACAGAAATGTGCCACCTGTTCCTGAAGGACAATGCCCACGGCGTCAAGAAGCTCGAAGTTATCTCCGGCAAGATTGATGACGAAGCAATCAAATCGAATCTGACTCCGGAAATCATTGAATCTCTCGAAAGTGATCTGGAACTTCTTGATGAAGCCGGCGATCCTTTTGATGAAGAAAAAGTAAAGAAAGGGGAACTGACACCGATGTTCTTTGGCTCGGCCATGACGAACTTCGGCGTGCAGCCGTTCCTTGAAAAATACCTGCAGCTTGCTCCGCCTCCGGAACCTAGAAAAACGCTGGAAGGTTCGATTTCCCCGGAAGATCCATCCTTCTCCGCTTTCGTTTTCAAAATCCAGGCGAATATGGATCCCAAGCATCACGACAGAGTCGCATTCATGCGCATCTGCTCCGGCATTTTCGAAAAGGGCGCAAGCGTCCTTCACCGCCAGAGCGGCAAGATGCTCCGCCTGTCCCAGCCGCAGCAGTTCCTTGCCACGGAAAGACAGACCGTCGAAAAAGCATACCCGGGTGATATCATCGGTATTTTTGATACAGGCGAACTTGGTGTGGGAGATACAGTCTGTGAGAAGAAGCATCCTGTCACATTCATTGATTTCCCTGTATTCCCGCCGGAACTCTTTGCCCGGATTTCCCCGGAAAGCAGCATGAAGAGAAAGCAGTTCCTGAACGGCGTAGGACAGCTTGCCCAGGAAGGCGCCATTCAGGTTTACAAGCAGCCGTATATCATGGAATCCTTCATTATCGGTGCTGTCGGCCAGCTCCAGTTTGAAGTCATGAAGTACCGTCTTGAAAATGAATACAATGTAACTGTAAATCTGGATCTTATGGAATATACGACAGCCCGCTGGACGGAAGGCGATGTTCCGCCGGAAGAACTGATTGGCATCGACAATGCACTTGTCGTATACGACAGAAGGGAACGTCCGGTATACCTGCTTCCAAATGCATGGCAGGCAGGATGGCTCGAACAGAGAAATCCGAAGGTCAAATTCCTTGAAAGCCCGCCTGTAGGAGTGGCAGAACTGGAAGGAAACTGA